A window of the Lactuca sativa cultivar Salinas chromosome 7, Lsat_Salinas_v11, whole genome shotgun sequence genome harbors these coding sequences:
- the LOC111907030 gene encoding transcription factor bHLH112 — protein MAEEFQGEVCGGSWWSSPRTTTFIGSSYMSNYGGCWPQSDIMNMKTRSTDESSGGRTTTISPDSAFQMMGSPPSTTTNWNQALLVNGRSEESYSQTLPEIMNNLPSGGHDSSNFGMDEQQPSNFITSSGDSNGNLGGTSYGYPSSLLQTLFHNTSPPPPAAPSQQPLYDFQSNLDDYNSVSSMPGFSSSVKSKQQALGGLHLANKTPFWNASTLDLNHNRAGFFTSTQSPFLSSTYEEKPIFPNNKSQNEQIRDLGSSVKKSSGEPTFKRPRLETPSPLPTFKVRKEKLGDRVTALQQLVSPFGKTDTASVLHEAIEYIKLLHDQVNVLSAPYMKNGATMQRQQIHDKVKTIMEDKQQDLRSRGLCLVPVSSTFPVTTEAATDYWTSSFGTTFR, from the exons ATGGCAGAAGAATTTCAGGGGGAGGTCTGCGGCGGAAGCTGGTGGAGTTCACCAAGAACCACCACCTTCATCGGCTCATCATATATGAGCAATTATGGAGGGTGCTGGCCGCAAAGTGATATAATGAACATGAAAACAAGGTCAACTGACGAGTCTTCAGGTGGTCGAACCACCACTATCTCGCCGGATTCAGCCTTTCAGATGATGGGTTCGCCACCGTCTACAACCACCAATTGGAATCAAGCTTTATTAGT TAATGGAAGAAGTGAAGAGAGTTACAGTCAAACCCTACCAGAAATCATGAACAACCTACCGTCCGGCGGCCACGATTCATCAAATTTCGGTATGGACGAACAACAGCCTTCAAACTTTATCACAAGCTCCGGCGATAGCAACGGAAATTTGGGTGGTACTTCATATGGTTACCCATCAAGTTTACTTCAAACTTTATTCCATAACACTTCACCACCGCCGCCGGCAGCTCCGTCGCAGCAACCCCTTTACGATTTTCAATCGAATTTAGATGATTATAATTCGGTTTCAAGCATGCCCGGATTCTCTTCTTCTGTAAAGTCAAAACAACAGGCTCTTGGAGGTTTACACTTAGCCAACAAGACCCCCTTCTGGAACGCCTCAACGTTAGATTTAAACCATAATCGTGCAGGATTTTTCACTTCAACGCAGTCTCCGTTTCTCTCATCGACATATGAAGAGAAACCCATTTTCCCTAACAACAAG TCTCAAAATGAACAAATTCGGGATTTGGGATCATCTGTAAAGAAAAGCTCCGGTGAACCTACATTCAAGCGACCTCGTCTTGAAACACCATCACCATTGCCAACGTTTAAG GTTCGAAAAGAGAAGCTAGGGGATCGAGTAACTGCGCTCCAACAACTAGTTTCACCTTTCGGAAAG ACTGATACAGCATCGGTTCTCCATGAAGCAATCGAGTACATTAAGCTCCTTCACGATCAAGTCAAT GTTCTAAGTGCTCCCTATATGAAAAATGGCGCTACTATGCAACGTCAACAA ATTCACGACAAAGTTAAAACCATTATGGAAGATAAACAACAAGACTTAAGGAGCCGTGGACTTTGCCTTGTGCCAGTATCGAGTACCTTCCCAGTTACTACTGAAGCCGCAACCGATTACTGGACATCAAGCTTCGGTACCACATTCAGATAG